One window from the genome of Rhodopseudomonas sp. P2A-2r encodes:
- a CDS encoding GntR family transcriptional regulator, with translation MSERESDRSVSQTVRAQLALRDMILSGSLRAGERISELQAVDITGVSRTPVRLALVRLEDEGLLQAIPSGGFMVKAFSERDILDSIELRGTLEGLAARFAAERGASARSLEPLKECLGDLDQLVRQEPVSVEAFSAYVTMNARFHALLTELSGSAPVIRQIDRVAAMPFASPSAFVMAQSTLPEAHTILLISQEHHRIVVDAIENREGARAEAIMREHARLAVRNLRLALRNRPHLDLLPALALLTSTTSD, from the coding sequence ATGAGCGAACGCGAGTCCGATCGCTCGGTGTCGCAGACCGTGCGCGCGCAGCTGGCGCTGCGCGACATGATCCTGTCCGGCAGCCTGCGCGCAGGCGAACGTATCAGCGAGTTGCAGGCGGTGGACATCACCGGCGTGTCGCGCACCCCGGTGCGCCTCGCACTGGTGCGGCTGGAGGATGAAGGCCTGCTGCAGGCGATCCCGTCCGGCGGCTTCATGGTGAAGGCGTTTTCCGAGCGCGACATTCTGGATTCGATCGAGCTGCGCGGCACGCTGGAAGGCCTCGCCGCACGCTTCGCCGCCGAACGCGGCGCCAGCGCCCGCAGCCTCGAACCCTTGAAGGAATGCCTCGGCGATCTCGACCAGCTGGTGCGGCAGGAGCCGGTCTCGGTGGAAGCGTTCTCGGCCTATGTGACCATGAATGCGCGCTTCCACGCGCTGCTGACGGAGCTATCCGGCAGCGCGCCGGTGATCCGGCAGATCGACCGCGTCGCGGCGATGCCGTTCGCCTCGCCGAGCGCCTTCGTGATGGCGCAATCGACGCTGCCCGAGGCCCACACCATCCTGCTGATCAGCCAGGAGCATCACCGCATCGTGGTGGATGCCATCGAGAACCGCGAGGGCGCGCGCGCCGAAGCGATCATGCGCGAGCACGCCCGCCTCGCGGTGCGCAATCTGCGGCTGGCGCTGCGCAACCGTCCCCATCTCGACCTGCTGCCGGCGCTCGCCTTGCTGACGTCAACGACCTCGGACTGA
- a CDS encoding MFS transporter: MGHGSGTAPATSAPRRLSLRAMTVYGFCGALLVSAGSSAPTPLYRLYQESMQLTPFWITVVFSVYVISLLAALLTLGGLSDYVGRKPVILAALLVNAAAMVLFAQASGLGDLILARTVQGFGVGIGTTVLGAAILDSDRERGPLLNSLTAFLGIASGSLGAVLLLTLAPDPLHMVYEVLLALTAAMAVLLWIMPESGARKPGALASLRPQFSVPAQSRPVLLRLTPANTAGWALGGFYLSLMPTLVATTMHAASPWIGGIVVSALMLSGAMAVALLRGWRARRLVVFGTSTLVLGVAVTLLGIQQHLVAALFGGTMIAGFGFGATFSGTLRSLLPTAHPDQRAGLLSTYYVQSYLAFSLPAVAAGLSVPSIGLANVAYSYGAVVMLLAVISLLAALRADS; encoded by the coding sequence ATGGGACATGGTTCTGGCACCGCTCCCGCAACGTCCGCGCCGCGCCGGCTCTCGCTGCGGGCCATGACGGTCTACGGTTTCTGCGGGGCGCTGCTGGTTTCGGCCGGCAGCAGCGCGCCGACGCCGCTGTATCGGCTGTACCAGGAATCCATGCAGCTGACGCCGTTCTGGATCACCGTGGTGTTCTCGGTTTACGTCATCAGCCTGCTCGCGGCGCTGCTGACATTGGGCGGACTGTCCGACTATGTCGGGCGCAAGCCGGTCATCCTCGCCGCATTGCTGGTCAATGCCGCGGCCATGGTGCTGTTCGCGCAGGCCAGCGGGCTCGGCGATTTGATCCTGGCACGCACCGTCCAGGGTTTCGGCGTCGGCATCGGCACCACCGTACTCGGCGCCGCGATCCTCGACTCCGACCGCGAACGCGGCCCGTTGCTCAACAGCCTGACCGCTTTCCTGGGAATTGCCTCGGGATCCCTGGGGGCCGTGCTGTTGCTGACCTTGGCCCCCGATCCGCTGCACATGGTCTACGAAGTGCTGCTGGCGCTGACGGCGGCGATGGCCGTGCTGTTGTGGATCATGCCCGAGAGCGGTGCGCGCAAGCCCGGTGCGCTGGCGTCGCTGCGGCCGCAATTCAGCGTGCCCGCGCAGTCGCGCCCGGTCCTGCTGCGACTGACCCCGGCCAATACCGCGGGCTGGGCGCTGGGCGGATTCTATCTGTCGCTGATGCCCACGCTGGTCGCGACCACCATGCATGCCGCCTCGCCATGGATCGGCGGCATCGTCGTATCGGCGCTGATGCTGAGCGGCGCGATGGCGGTGGCCTTGCTGCGCGGCTGGCGAGCGCGGCGGCTGGTGGTGTTCGGCACCAGCACGCTGGTGCTCGGCGTCGCGGTGACGCTTCTCGGCATCCAGCAGCATCTGGTCGCCGCGCTGTTCGGCGGCACCATGATCGCCGGCTTCGGCTTCGGCGCGACGTTTTCGGGGACGCTGCGCAGCCTCCTGCCCACGGCGCACCCGGATCAGCGCGCCGGGCTGCTGTCGACCTATTATGTGCAGTCGTATCTGGCGTTCAGCCTGCCGGCCGTGGCCGCCGGTCTGTCCGTCCCGTCGATCGGGCTGGCCAACGTCGCCTACAGCTACGGCGCGGTGGTGATGCTGCTCGCCGTCATCTCCTTGCTGGCCGCACTGCGCGCGGACAGCTGA
- a CDS encoding PDR/VanB family oxidoreductase, translated as MRFAEHWMWATVDSTRDVTPGIREIVLRPDAPVAPCPVGSHINVSLLIDGQPQTRSYSLVGERRPDTLRIAVRLAPDSRGGSKAMWALQPGARLEISSPSSLFDIDWTRKTYCLIAGGIGITPIIGIAAALERKNIDVQLHYAVKSRPDAAYLDELAATLDDRLNVHAGSEGKRLDFATTFAGLPADAIAVICGPMRMLEAARHAWNEAGRAPADLRYETFGSSGLLPTAEFRVRLKGTGSEIVVPQNRSMLAALNEAGFEVMSDCERGECGVCAIDVLAVDGQIDHRDVFFSDHQKHDNAKICPCVSRAVGTVTVDTLYRPDAP; from the coding sequence ATGCGCTTTGCCGAACACTGGATGTGGGCCACCGTGGACAGCACCCGCGACGTCACGCCGGGCATTCGCGAGATCGTGCTGCGGCCGGATGCGCCGGTCGCCCCCTGCCCGGTCGGCAGCCACATCAATGTCAGCCTGCTGATCGACGGCCAGCCGCAGACGCGGTCCTACTCACTGGTCGGCGAACGCCGGCCCGACACGCTGCGCATCGCGGTGCGGCTGGCGCCGGACAGCCGCGGCGGCTCCAAGGCGATGTGGGCCTTGCAGCCCGGCGCGCGGCTGGAGATCTCCAGCCCGTCGTCGCTGTTCGACATCGACTGGACGCGCAAAACCTATTGCCTGATCGCCGGCGGCATTGGCATCACCCCGATCATCGGAATTGCCGCGGCGCTTGAGCGCAAGAACATCGACGTGCAACTGCACTATGCGGTGAAGTCGCGTCCCGATGCTGCCTATCTCGACGAGTTGGCCGCGACGCTGGACGATCGCCTGAACGTCCATGCCGGTAGCGAGGGCAAGCGACTGGATTTCGCCACTACTTTTGCCGGACTGCCTGCCGACGCCATCGCCGTGATCTGCGGGCCGATGCGCATGCTGGAAGCGGCGCGCCACGCCTGGAACGAGGCTGGCCGCGCGCCCGCCGATCTGCGCTACGAGACCTTCGGCTCCAGCGGATTGCTACCGACCGCGGAATTCCGCGTCCGCCTCAAGGGCACCGGCTCCGAGATCGTGGTGCCGCAGAACCGCTCGATGCTGGCGGCGCTGAACGAGGCGGGCTTCGAAGTGATGTCGGATTGCGAGCGCGGCGAATGCGGCGTCTGCGCCATCGACGTGCTCGCGGTGGACGGCCAGATCGACCACCGCGACGTGTTCTTCAGCGACCACCAGAAGCACGACAATGCAAAAATATGCCCCTGCGTGTCGCGCGCGGTCGGCACGGTGACGGTGGATACGCTGTATCGGCCCGACGCCCCGTAG
- a CDS encoding ABC transporter substrate-binding protein — protein MTATLAALLLGAMAISAHAQKKYDIGATDTEVKIGNIMPYSGPASSYAVIGKTEAAYFRMINDKGGINGRKLTFISYDDGYSPPKTVEQARKLVESDEVLFILNPLGTPGNTAIQKYMNSKKIPQLFVSTGAAKWADPKNYPWTMGWQPSYQAEARIYAQYIMANYPGKKVGVLYANDDFGKDYLVGLHEGFGSKDKDYIVSEVPYETSSPTVDSQIVQIKAANPDVFINIATPKFAAQAIKKVGEMGWKPVHIVTNVSASVGAVMKPAGYVNSQDVLSAAYMKDPKDPTWKSDPAMMEWSAFMDKYFPEGDKEDGGTVFGYGVAQGIVQVLKQCGDDLTRDNIMKQAASLNMEIGIYLPGTKIRTSPTDFSPLEQLQMMKFKGESWQLFGPLMSGEKAS, from the coding sequence ATGACTGCGACGCTTGCTGCGCTGCTGCTCGGCGCCATGGCGATCTCCGCCCATGCGCAGAAGAAGTACGATATCGGCGCCACCGATACCGAGGTCAAGATCGGCAATATCATGCCCTATAGCGGCCCGGCGTCGTCCTATGCCGTCATCGGCAAGACTGAGGCGGCCTATTTCAGGATGATCAACGACAAGGGCGGCATCAACGGTCGCAAGCTCACCTTCATCTCCTATGACGACGGCTACAGCCCGCCGAAGACCGTCGAGCAGGCGCGCAAGCTGGTGGAAAGCGACGAGGTGCTGTTCATCCTCAATCCGCTGGGAACGCCGGGTAACACCGCGATCCAGAAATACATGAACTCCAAGAAGATCCCGCAACTGTTCGTCTCGACCGGCGCCGCCAAATGGGCCGACCCGAAGAACTATCCGTGGACCATGGGCTGGCAGCCGAGCTACCAGGCCGAAGCGCGGATCTACGCGCAATACATCATGGCGAATTATCCGGGCAAGAAGGTTGGCGTGCTCTATGCCAATGACGACTTCGGCAAGGATTATCTCGTCGGGCTGCATGAGGGCTTCGGCAGCAAGGACAAGGACTATATCGTCAGCGAAGTGCCCTACGAGACAAGTTCGCCGACGGTGGACTCGCAGATCGTGCAGATCAAGGCGGCCAATCCCGACGTCTTCATCAACATCGCCACGCCGAAATTTGCAGCACAGGCGATCAAGAAGGTCGGCGAGATGGGCTGGAAGCCGGTCCATATCGTCACCAATGTCTCCGCCTCGGTCGGCGCTGTGATGAAGCCGGCGGGTTACGTGAATTCGCAGGATGTGCTCAGCGCCGCCTACATGAAGGACCCGAAGGATCCGACCTGGAAGAGCGACCCCGCCATGATGGAGTGGAGCGCCTTCATGGATAAATATTTCCCCGAGGGCGACAAGGAAGACGGCGGCACCGTGTTCGGCTACGGCGTCGCGCAGGGCATCGTGCAGGTCCTGAAGCAGTGCGGCGACGATCTCACCCGCGACAACATCATGAAGCAGGCCGCCAGTCTCAACATGGAGATCGGCATCTACCTGCCCGGCACCAAGATCAGGACCAGCCCGACCGACTTCAGCCCGCTCGAACAGTTGCAGATGATGAAGTTCAAGGGTGAGAGCTGGCAGCTGTTCGGACCGCTGATGTCCGGCGAGAAGGCGTCGTAG
- a CDS encoding glutathione S-transferase family protein translates to MSRATLTLSSKNYSSWSLRGWLLTKFSGLEFDEIITAPDDASAKAEILLLSSSILVPCLRHEGAVVWDTLAIGEYLNEIMPEAGLLPSDRILRAHCRSISGEIHSGFTTLRASLPVNLKGHFPNFKIWSRAQADIDRICTIWRECLAKSGGPFLFGERSMADAMYAPVVTRFMTYDVKLDDQLAAYASMVMTLPEMQEWIAAAKLEHDDIEELEVEY, encoded by the coding sequence ATGAGCAGGGCCACACTGACACTGAGCAGCAAGAATTACTCGTCGTGGTCGCTGCGCGGCTGGCTGCTGACCAAATTCTCCGGCCTGGAGTTCGACGAGATCATCACCGCGCCCGACGATGCCTCGGCCAAGGCTGAAATCCTGCTGCTGTCGTCCTCGATCCTGGTGCCGTGCCTGCGCCACGAGGGGGCCGTGGTGTGGGACACCCTGGCAATCGGCGAGTATCTCAACGAGATCATGCCGGAGGCCGGCCTGCTGCCGTCCGACCGCATCCTGCGCGCCCATTGCCGCTCGATCTCCGGCGAAATCCATTCCGGCTTCACCACCTTGCGGGCGTCGCTGCCGGTCAACCTCAAGGGCCATTTCCCGAACTTCAAGATATGGTCGCGCGCCCAGGCCGACATCGACCGCATCTGCACCATCTGGCGTGAATGCCTCGCCAAGTCCGGCGGCCCGTTCCTGTTCGGCGAGCGCAGCATGGCGGATGCCATGTACGCGCCCGTGGTGACGCGCTTCATGACCTATGACGTGAAGCTCGACGACCAGCTGGCGGCCTATGCCAGCATGGTGATGACGCTGCCGGAAATGCAGGAATGGATCGCTGCGGCGAAGCTCGAGCACGACGATATCGAAGAGCTTGAGGTCGAGTACTAG
- a CDS encoding SMP-30/gluconolactonase/LRE family protein — MPMSTPNIRVLATGLAFPEGPVVMPDGSVILVEIRAQQLTRVWPDGRKEVVAKIPGGPNGAALGPDGKMYLCNNGGFGWHPSRGTMMPGAPEPHEYIGGSIQRVDLASGKVETLFDKCGEHPLKGPNDLVFDRQGGLWFTDLGKRRPRDMDVGAFYYMKPGATEVVEGHFGMLPANGIGLSPDEKTVYVAETPTARLWAFDLSAPGEVKPSEVIYRGERGTPIAGLGGYQMFDSLAVEASGNVCVATLVSGCISVIAPDGKLVEQVPTGDRVTTNIAFGGPELKTAYITLSGKGELIAMDWPRGGLPLNYLNK, encoded by the coding sequence ATGCCCATGTCCACGCCCAACATCCGTGTGCTCGCCACCGGTCTCGCTTTTCCCGAAGGTCCCGTCGTGATGCCCGACGGCTCGGTGATCCTGGTGGAAATCCGCGCGCAGCAGCTGACGCGTGTCTGGCCCGACGGGCGCAAGGAAGTGGTGGCGAAGATTCCCGGCGGTCCCAACGGCGCGGCGCTCGGGCCGGACGGCAAGATGTATCTCTGTAACAATGGCGGCTTCGGCTGGCATCCGTCGCGCGGCACCATGATGCCCGGCGCGCCCGAGCCCCACGAATATATCGGCGGTTCGATCCAGCGCGTCGATCTCGCCAGCGGCAAGGTCGAGACGCTGTTCGACAAATGCGGCGAGCATCCCCTGAAGGGGCCGAACGATCTGGTGTTCGACCGCCAGGGCGGGCTGTGGTTCACCGACCTCGGCAAGCGCCGGCCGCGCGACATGGATGTCGGCGCGTTCTATTACATGAAACCCGGCGCGACCGAGGTGGTCGAGGGTCATTTCGGCATGTTGCCGGCCAACGGCATCGGCCTGTCGCCGGACGAGAAGACCGTCTATGTGGCGGAGACGCCGACGGCGCGGCTGTGGGCGTTCGATCTGTCGGCACCCGGCGAGGTCAAGCCCTCAGAGGTCATCTACCGCGGCGAGCGCGGCACGCCGATCGCCGGTCTCGGCGGCTATCAGATGTTCGATTCGCTCGCCGTGGAGGCGTCCGGCAATGTCTGCGTCGCAACCCTGGTCAGCGGCTGCATTTCGGTGATTGCGCCCGATGGAAAACTGGTGGAACAGGTACCCACCGGCGACCGCGTCACCACCAACATCGCATTCGGCGGGCCCGAGCTGAAGACGGCCTACATCACGCTGTCGGGCAAGGGCGAATTGATCGCGATGGACTGGCCGCGCGGCGGACTGCCGCTGAACTATCTCAATAAATGA
- a CDS encoding AAA family ATPase — protein MKFTGTKNYVATDDLKIAVNAAIVLERPLLVKGEPGTGKTVLAEEVAKALGAPLLTWHIKSTTKAQQGLYEYDAVSRLRDSQLGDSRVSNIANYIKRGKLWEAFTHEQRPVLLIDEIDKADIEFPNDLLLELDRMEFHVYETGETIKAAKRPIVMITSNNEKELPDAFLRRCFFHYIKFPDIETMNQIVEVHFPGIKQRLVAEAMRIFFEIREVPGLKKKPSTSELLDWLKLLLNEDMTPEMLRERDPRKLIPPLHGALLKNEQDVHLFERLAFLNRREV, from the coding sequence ATGAAATTCACCGGCACCAAGAACTACGTCGCCACCGACGATCTGAAGATCGCGGTCAATGCCGCCATCGTGCTGGAGCGGCCGCTGCTGGTGAAGGGCGAGCCGGGCACCGGCAAGACCGTGCTGGCGGAGGAAGTGGCGAAAGCGCTCGGCGCGCCGCTGCTGACCTGGCACATCAAGTCGACCACCAAGGCGCAGCAGGGCCTGTATGAATACGACGCGGTGTCGCGGCTGCGCGACAGCCAGCTCGGCGATAGCCGCGTCTCCAACATTGCCAACTACATCAAGCGCGGCAAGCTGTGGGAGGCCTTCACCCACGAACAGCGCCCGGTGCTGCTGATCGACGAGATCGACAAGGCCGACATCGAATTCCCCAATGATCTCCTGCTCGAACTCGACCGCATGGAATTTCACGTCTACGAGACCGGCGAGACCATCAAGGCGGCGAAGCGCCCGATCGTGATGATCACCTCCAACAACGAGAAGGAACTGCCCGACGCCTTCCTGCGCCGCTGCTTCTTCCACTACATCAAGTTCCCCGACATCGAGACCATGAACCAGATCGTCGAGGTGCACTTCCCCGGCATCAAGCAGCGTCTGGTCGCCGAAGCCATGCGCATCTTCTTCGAGATCCGCGAGGTGCCCGGCCTGAAGAAGAAGCCCTCGACCTCCGAACTGCTGGACTGGCTCAAGCTGCTGCTCAACGAGGACATGACGCCGGAAATGTTGCGCGAGCGCGACCCGCGAAAACTGATCCCGCCGCTGCACGGCGCGCTCCTGAAGAACGAGCAGGACGTCCACCTGTTCGAGCGGCTGGCGTTTTTGAACAGAAGGGAAGTGTAA
- a CDS encoding aromatic ring-hydroxylating dioxygenase subunit alpha — protein sequence MAAAFPMNAWYAAAWDADIKHALFPRTICNKHVVMYRKADGSIAALEDACWHRLVPLSKGRLEGDIVVCGYHGLKFNPQGRCTFMPSQETINPSACVRSYPVAERHRFVWLWMGDPALADPALVPDMHWNNDPEWAGDGKTIHVKCDWRLVIDNLMDLTHEAFVHGSSIGQDDVAEAPFDVSHGDKTVTVTRWMKNITPPPFWAAQLGKPGPVDRWQIIHFQAPGTVNIDVGVAPAGTGAPEGDRSQGVNGYVLNTMTPETDTTCHYFWAFVRNHRITEQKLTTEIREGVSAIFREDEIILEAQQKAMDENPDRVFYNLNIDAGAMWTRKVIERMVDKETTPQRLQAAE from the coding sequence ATGGCCGCAGCCTTCCCCATGAATGCCTGGTACGCCGCCGCTTGGGATGCGGACATCAAGCACGCGCTGTTTCCGCGCACGATCTGCAACAAGCATGTGGTGATGTACCGCAAGGCTGACGGCAGCATCGCCGCGCTGGAAGACGCCTGCTGGCACCGGCTGGTGCCGCTGTCCAAGGGCCGGCTCGAGGGCGACATCGTGGTGTGCGGCTATCACGGGCTGAAGTTCAATCCGCAGGGCCGCTGCACCTTCATGCCATCGCAGGAGACCATCAATCCGTCCGCCTGCGTGCGTTCCTATCCGGTGGCCGAGCGGCACCGCTTCGTCTGGCTGTGGATGGGCGACCCGGCGCTGGCCGATCCCGCTCTGGTGCCCGACATGCACTGGAACAACGATCCGGAATGGGCCGGCGACGGCAAGACCATCCATGTCAAATGCGACTGGCGCCTGGTGATCGACAACCTGATGGACCTCACCCACGAGGCCTTCGTGCACGGCTCCAGCATCGGCCAGGACGACGTCGCCGAAGCGCCGTTCGATGTCAGCCATGGCGACAAGACCGTCACCGTGACGCGCTGGATGAAGAACATTACGCCGCCGCCGTTCTGGGCGGCGCAACTCGGCAAGCCCGGCCCGGTGGACCGCTGGCAGATCATTCATTTCCAGGCGCCGGGCACCGTGAACATCGATGTCGGCGTGGCCCCCGCCGGCACCGGCGCGCCGGAAGGCGACCGCTCGCAGGGCGTGAACGGCTATGTGCTCAACACCATGACGCCGGAGACCGACACCACCTGCCACTACTTCTGGGCCTTCGTGCGCAACCACCGCATCACCGAACAGAAGCTGACCACCGAGATCCGCGAAGGCGTCTCGGCGATCTTCCGCGAGGACGAGATCATCCTCGAAGCGCAGCAAAAGGCCATGGACGAAAACCCGGACCGGGTATTCTACAACCTCAACATCGACGCCGGCGCCATGTGGACACGCAAGGTGATCGAACGCATGGTCGACAAGGAAACCACGCCGCAGCGGCTGCAGGCGGCGGAGTAG
- a CDS encoding GNAT family N-acetyltransferase, giving the protein MPWLEPVTLSGPHARLEPLAQAHRDGLVEAIGDLSSIWYTAIPTAEKMPAEIDRRLALQASGAMLPFTVLDADGGVAGMTTYMNVDAGNRRVEIGSTWYAKRVQRTALNTQCKLLLLGHAFEKLDCIAVEFRTHFFNQQSRKAIERLGAKFDGILRNHQIAPNGTLRDTVVYSIIASEWPTVKAHLTYQLNERAR; this is encoded by the coding sequence ATGCCGTGGCTTGAACCTGTAACGCTCTCTGGCCCTCATGCCCGGCTCGAACCTCTCGCACAGGCCCATCGCGATGGCCTGGTCGAGGCCATCGGCGACCTCTCATCGATCTGGTACACGGCGATTCCCACCGCGGAGAAAATGCCGGCGGAAATCGACCGCCGGCTGGCGCTGCAGGCGTCGGGCGCGATGCTGCCATTCACGGTGTTGGACGCCGACGGCGGCGTCGCCGGCATGACCACCTACATGAATGTCGATGCCGGCAATCGCCGGGTCGAGATCGGCTCGACCTGGTACGCCAAGCGCGTCCAGCGCACCGCGCTCAACACCCAGTGCAAGCTGCTGCTGCTCGGTCACGCCTTCGAAAAGCTGGACTGCATCGCGGTGGAATTCCGCACGCACTTCTTCAACCAGCAGTCGCGCAAGGCGATCGAACGGCTCGGCGCCAAGTTCGACGGCATCCTGCGCAACCATCAGATCGCGCCCAACGGCACGCTGCGCGACACCGTGGTCTACAGCATCATCGCGTCAGAATGGCCGACGGTGAAGGCGCATCTGACCTATCAGTTGAACGAGAGAGCGCGGTAG
- a CDS encoding TetR/AcrR family transcriptional regulator — translation MHDAVHKLEALTTRNQITVPQIAAAAGVTPSTIYRRWGDLQTLLADVAVARLRPIADPDDTGAMVSDLTAFIEQYAEEMSSPVGRALIRDVFSSDQSFPSQCCGFTADHLTTLVERARARGETPFDIDEVIDHVVAPIVYHILYGDRDVTPDYCRALLARLRSLPAA, via the coding sequence GTGCACGATGCTGTCCACAAGCTCGAGGCGCTGACCACCCGAAACCAGATCACCGTTCCGCAGATTGCCGCCGCGGCGGGCGTCACGCCATCGACGATCTATCGCCGCTGGGGCGACCTGCAGACGCTGCTGGCCGATGTCGCCGTCGCCCGGTTGCGGCCCATTGCCGACCCCGACGACACCGGCGCCATGGTGTCGGATCTGACGGCCTTCATCGAGCAGTACGCCGAAGAGATGTCATCGCCGGTTGGCCGTGCGCTGATCCGCGACGTGTTCTCTTCGGACCAGAGCTTTCCCAGCCAGTGCTGCGGCTTCACCGCGGACCATCTGACCACCCTCGTGGAGCGTGCCAGAGCACGCGGGGAAACGCCGTTCGACATCGACGAGGTGATCGACCACGTGGTCGCGCCGATCGTCTATCACATCCTCTATGGCGACCGCGACGTGACGCCGGACTACTGCCGCGCGCTGCTGGCGCGGCTGCGCTCGCTGCCGGCAGCCTGA
- a CDS encoding YwqG family protein, with product MPLLQHPDVELRYTAALQFRDIDPQAFRTTLTALSSVGGEVGANAARMLAAPPLAMPVPIAPLPADHPIFWPARHPPPAGMARDEIERRISALIPDQPRRLLQLLRPAMGLWPQAPRDDAPPHGSRLGGMPHAPPGWTWPVEATEPMLFIGQINCADICHLPGAEVLPSSGVLAFFGDHDTVNGCMFSSMGGAVYHWPDTSQLAPAVPPMLPLTVFPRAELLFRPLLQLPDPKSRLVESILKDDRAFAAYEEFYSALESHGLPEGYDYAGDFGAMLGWPRLVQNDDWDFLLDRPSDDYRLLLQLPSYTNGEEFADWGPGGTLYYFIPEEGLEQQDWQSCELAGQFT from the coding sequence ATGCCGCTGCTTCAGCATCCGGACGTCGAACTGCGATATACGGCGGCGCTGCAATTTCGAGATATCGATCCCCAGGCTTTTCGCACGACCCTCACCGCACTGAGCAGCGTCGGCGGCGAAGTCGGAGCGAACGCCGCCCGGATGCTGGCAGCGCCGCCGCTGGCCATGCCCGTTCCGATTGCGCCACTTCCCGCGGACCATCCGATCTTCTGGCCGGCGCGCCATCCGCCTCCGGCGGGTATGGCGCGCGACGAAATCGAGCGGCGGATCTCTGCACTGATCCCCGACCAGCCGCGACGACTGCTGCAGTTGCTGAGACCGGCAATGGGACTTTGGCCGCAGGCGCCGCGGGACGATGCACCGCCGCACGGATCGCGCCTTGGTGGCATGCCTCATGCGCCGCCGGGCTGGACATGGCCGGTTGAGGCAACGGAGCCGATGCTGTTTATTGGACAGATCAATTGCGCCGATATCTGTCATCTGCCTGGTGCCGAGGTGTTGCCGTCCTCCGGCGTGCTCGCCTTTTTCGGCGATCATGACACCGTCAACGGCTGCATGTTCTCGTCAATGGGTGGCGCGGTGTACCACTGGCCCGATACGTCGCAGCTCGCGCCGGCCGTTCCGCCGATGCTGCCATTGACCGTGTTCCCCCGCGCCGAACTGCTGTTCCGCCCGCTTCTGCAACTGCCGGATCCGAAGAGCAGGCTGGTTGAATCCATCCTGAAGGACGACCGCGCGTTTGCGGCCTATGAAGAATTTTACAGTGCACTGGAGTCGCATGGCTTGCCCGAAGGCTACGACTATGCCGGCGATTTTGGCGCCATGCTGGGCTGGCCGCGTCTGGTGCAAAACGACGACTGGGATTTCCTCCTCGACAGGCCGTCCGACGATTACCGCCTTTTGCTCCAGCTTCCCTCCTACACAAATGGCGAAGAGTTTGCCGATTGGGGTCCGGGCGGGACGTTGTATTACTTCATTCCGGAAGAAGGGCTCGAACAGCAGGACTGGCAAAGCTGCGAACTTGCCGGGCAGTTTACGTAG